Genomic segment of Pochonia chlamydosporia 170 chromosome 1, whole genome shotgun sequence:
GTCTTTACCTCTCCCAGCCCAATCTCTGCTATAGCATCATCAAATGCTTTGATAATTGGATCGTACAGAATATTCGGATCCTGTGGAGTGCCAGTGAAGAGACCATCCTTATGCGGGAACAAGACATCTCTTATTGCCCTGCACAAAGGTTTGACACCGTCGAAAACTTCCGGAAACTCTCTCAGAATGACTTCTAGCCCATTTTTGTCCATATCACCACGCTTGCTTTGCGCTATGTCCTCGTAACCTCCAGTATACCACCGCGATAGCATGCTTTTTTTCGGGCGCCGACCTGACGCTCTCGATAATGACCAGCCTCGACGAGCGCAAAGCCATATTAGAACGTAAAAGAATGCTTCGAGATCGTGGCGATACGTGTGCGAAATTCCTAGAAGAACTTCAATTGCCATGAATTCCATCGTGCCCGTCCGATGTCGGGCCCCACTAGgacctttgccttcttccttagccaagtcaaggtcgatgagcatgcccttgaagccatcagcaTTCCCCGGGTTGGTGATAATGATATTGTTTTCGGAAATATCTCGGTGCAAAATTTTCCCGTCCGTGTAGAGTGATTGATGCACTTTAATGGCGTCCCGAAGGCCTTCGAGGAGCTCGATAACAGCCTTGAACTGGCTAATGGACCGTCCCGCCGGCGAGATGGCCAATACGCGAAAGATGCGATTGGCATATGGTGTCTGATCGTGATCTTGGTGAACAAGACTAGTACCTTGCGGTTCTTGGACGGAGTAAGTTGCTCCGTTTTCTACGTGAtctgccttggccagctggcTATTCGACCGGGATCTCTTAGACGCATTGCTTGACCAATCCGTTGACTTCCTCTTTCTGTGTCCGCTGCTGGCAATGCTAAGGCCGGGGAACTGGCTAAAAGAGTGGCTTAGTGGGGGTTGCGACTGCGAGAAGGACGTATTGGCACTGCGTGGCACGCCGCGAAACTTATGCGGAGTCGAGAAGACCAGGCCTTCTCGCAACTTACTTATGCTAGTGACTTCTTCCTGGTAGCCAACCACTTTCGCAATACCCTTAACACCGCGTTCGATAGCCTTGTTAAGAAGATCAGCCTCCGGCGGTCGCATGCTGGAAGTCCAAGAATATTTTACGACCCTGTCAAATTCTGCGGCTCCAGTGGCCCTGGCGAGGAAGCAGGACGTGCCACGGCAGACAATAGCTCGCTGATGGGCGATCGGATTGGGGTCGAGTTCCAGCTGACGTTTCCGCTTCTTCCCGCGAGTTTCAACAGGTATGGTGACAAACAACTTGTTGTCTTTTGCTTTGGTAAAGGTGTCCAGGCCTAGCTCCTcgtcattcatcatcaaatatGCACACATGACCCGAATGAACTTCTCAGGATCCTTGTGGATGTCAAACGTAGCCCCGCTGTACGGCCCAGACCGGTCAAAgatccatgtctccatcTCGGTACCGGTCAGAGTGAAGGCGTGCACGAATGATCGCGTAGGCTGGTAAGCGAACACGTTTCTCACAGCGCTGCCAACCTGAAGCCATAGGCTCTTGTTTTTCTGGTCGGACTGTTTGAGCTCGCCGACGACCAACACGTGTCTCCAGTCGTGCTTCGCATCTGATGCCTCATCTCTTCTCATTTTGACAAAGAGATCCAGTTGCCGTGTCGCCTCAGCCCCAACTCTTTTGCTTCCATTGCTTCTGAAATATGCAGCTCGTTCGGCTGCTAGAAACTCTTCCTGGAAGTTGAGCAACCAACTACATATCTCGTCCTCGCCGGCCGCGTCAGGTAACTGTGTCCATCTCTTATCAATGTCGCTATAGCGACTCTTGACGCTCTGCCAAATCCGCTCGGCTCGCCTGTTCCATTTGTGCCCTTCAAAATATTTCTTGTGGAATCCTTCGACCGCACGGTGCGTACAGTGGCGAATCTCTTCGAACACACGAGGCTCAATCTTCCGTCGCGTTTGTTCTGACCCTTGCTGCGAAGCGGACGAATGGGTTATTGGGGTTTCGAAAGACGGCGGGCGGCTCGGCGGCGGAGTCGAGTGAGAAATCGATAGGACCAGGGCTACGACGGCAGTCCATATGTCAACATCTGATGCCCGCTTGATCACAAGCTGCGATAGTGGCCGCAAAAGCTGGTACTCAAAATCTCCTTTCTGTACGCGTTGACGAACTGCCATGAGATCAGAGCCAAGGGCATCCCTGCCGGTTCTTGATGCGAGTAGCGGTGACACATCGGAAGCGGACAAGATAGAGAATAATTTGCCTATCGCGGCCACGAACACCCTTGGCCGTTCTGGTGCATCAGCGGTGTCATCTATCTGAGAGTTTTCGCGGTGAGTGTTTCGTTCCGCCTCTCGCAAAGCTTCGCATACGATGCTGAGTGCATCACCAAGAGGATTTGCGTCGATGATCCCCTGCTCTCCCTGAGTGAGGTGATCCATCCTGGAGTCTATAAGAAACGGTAGAACATCATTACCCGAACGTGAGATTTATACGATAATCGGAGCATGTCATCCACGAGGGACCAGAAatgtgaagaagatgaagttgaaggacTAAATAGCGACCCCTGCCCAAATCACTAGTTCTGTTCTGCTGAGTAAGGTAACTAAACCGTCTTCAAGTGGGGATCATCAAATCGGACACATTACGCTGGGGCcacttggctttggtgtCCGCAATGCTCGCAGCCTTACGATtgttcctcttcatcagGCATGAGAGACCACCTCCTTCCGGATTTGTAAATACAGGATGTATCAAGAAAGGATATTTCCCAGTTGATTCTTTTTTAAAGTCTGAGTGGATGAAATAAGCAAGAGCTGGTACCTGGCTAATAGGTACTCCGCCCCTCATTGCGGGACCTGGTGAAGGAATGTCCTAACCGGTCAGAGctggatgacaaggacacTACCCTGCACACCAAGTTAAATTTGCGTTTATCTAAAGATTTACTGTTCTTATTATACTTTGTCGGGCTTTACTGTTGGACAGGGAACTCAACGCCAAAGGGTAGTTGCATTTAAATAAGCTGCATTGCTTTCGTGTTAAATCTTTGGGTTTGGCGGTATTTGAGGTGACTATGATCGGGACAGTCCGTCACATGCCCCATTCGCGCCGGAGCTTTGTTAGGCGCACGCCAGGTAGCGATAATGGGCCTAAGTTAACTCCGTGCTGTCGGCATCGTCGCACTCCTTACACACCTACTCACTCCACGAAAGATTCCATCTGCAGCAAGCAGAATTTTCTCGGTagcgccaacaccatctgcTCAGGGAGTGCATACTCGTTATACGAGAACAGGCCGACAGATATGCTATGTGGGCGTTCGCCAGGCTCAGCTCCTGACCATCTTGTCTTTGCAAGATTAAGCCGCTGTTGGATTGGTGTGCACCGTCGAGCCCTGGCAGGCAAAGTGCACCATGGAACAGTCTCGCGGCTTATCAATTACCTGGGCCACGCTTGGTGAGTTTAATAATTGTACGGGTATGTTTCCTGCCACCAGCTCTGTAACTTGCTTCTCCTCTACTGGAATGACATGCTTTCAGGGTGCTTGATAAACTGTTTTATGTTTCTAAGGCCAACGAGATCACCTTCAATTGTGTCTGCTAGCTCCTTCGGCACCCAGCCTTCAGTATGTCCaccaccaaagtcaacaatCCATGTATCCATATTTCTGTCAACCAGTACATTAGCTGGTTTGGCATCACCCCAGGATATGCCAGCGGAGTGTAACTGGCAAAGAGTGTCCCGAATTTGTCCTATCCATCGATCCTTTAGCGTGTCTGGCGTTTCTGGCTGTACTGCACATGAGAGCGTCGCCACCACAGTCCACATTAGTGAGTAGAAGACCATATACTAGCCCAGTTCCGTCCTTAACCAGTCCCAACAAACGTGAAATGCGAAGCGACGCATCGACTGACGCGTTTCGGATGGCCTGGTATTTTGCAAGCTCTTGTCTGAGACTCCAATTGTCACCCAGGTGCATCATCTTAAGAAAGGCCTTAGTGCCATCCGGTAACAGAACCCCCCTTGGTACATGAGTCGGAACCCTACCCTGATTTCCGTCGTCGATCCAAACCTCGGACGGGAGATAGGTAGGCCACTGCCCGTAATACTCTTCGCTTAATGGAGTGCCATATCTTGATCCGCTATTTCGGCCAAGGGCCATGGGCTTTGCAACCAGCTTCTCATAGATGCCACATATCTTGTAGTGGTGCGTTTCGGGGGTAAGAAAATCTTGCACAGATCGCTTAAATGAACAGGATGAAGGCTTCATTCCATGAAATATTGGGAAAAGAGGCTCGGCGGCCCAATCATAGAAGTCATCAACGGTATAACCATCGAGCTCAAAATTCTCAGCAACctgcaaaaagaaaagataTCGTTGAAGGAGTTGAGGAGATGCCTCGAAGTTGCTTCTGGATAATTGGAGGACAAAGCGTATCCAGTTACACATGATGACTATCTGCGAGTCGGTGTTGCGACATGAAAATGTAAAGCTGGTAACTTCCCAAGACGCGAGCGCGTCGTCGCCCGCTCGGCCCGTAGATTCGTTTCCCATGGTGGTGGCCTAAAGGGTAGGAGATTTTGTGGCAAAGATCAAGTTGATTGAGGATGGTGGGCAAAAGACATGGTCGAAGGTATGGGCCAGGTCTTATGTAGCCACTCAATGCCCCGCTGTTGGCCGCAGTTGGTGGCCAATAACTGGTATCCCCAACTCCTGTGCTCTTATTCGTCTACCAAGGGCGGCTCACCCACTGACCGACGCGggacttggccttggttgaCTAGGCGCGCGGTAACTTCAATCTTGTTTCATCTTAGATGTTAATCATTTTCAATTGAAGTATTAATGGTCAGGGACGTTGGCGACTATAGTCAGCTGAGACCTGACCACCTGAGGGGAAGGCGTGCGCCTACATACCATGGTTCTTATCACAATCAGAGATGGGTTGTGGCTGTCCAAGTGGGGTGGTTTTGCGAGGCGCGCGCTTAAAACAGCTGAAAGTAATTGTCCACAGGATGTATCACCCAGCAAACATATAAATAACTAAATGTAATGTCCAGAGAACGaaaaaaaatacaatgtCACGTCCGACTGTTTTCTGCCTTGACTACTACCATACTTGTCCTTTCCCGTGACTACTATCATATTTGTCCTTTGCCGTGTCACAATAAAATCCCTTCAAGAAACCGTCAATCCTAGATTCATCACGATGTGTTCTCGGTATTACAGGCAGTACAGATGCGGCCACAGAGCTTACGCCCAGCC
This window contains:
- a CDS encoding serine/threonine-protein kinase Sgk2 (similar to Blastomyces dermatitidis SLH14081 XP_002622053.1); translation: MDHLTQGEQGIIDANPLGDALSIVCEALREAERNTHRENSQIDDTADAPERPRVFVAAIGKLFSILSASDVSPLLASRTGRDALGSDLMAVRQRVQKGDFEYQLLRPLSQLVIKRASDVDIWTAVVALVLSISHSTPPPSRPPSFETPITHSSASQQGSEQTRRKIEPRVFEEIRHCTHRAVEGFHKKYFEGHKWNRRAERIWQSVKSRYSDIDKRWTQLPDAAGEDEICSWLLNFQEEFLAAERAAYFRSNGSKRVGAEATRQLDLFVKMRRDEASDAKHDWRHVLVVGELKQSDQKNKSLWLQVGSAVRNVFAYQPTRSFVHAFTLTGTEMETWIFDRSGPYSGATFDIHKDPEKFIRVMCAYLMMNDEELGLDTFTKAKDNKLFVTIPVETRGKKRKRQLELDPNPIAHQRAIVCRGTSCFLARATGAAEFDRVVKYSWTSSMRPPEADLLNKAIERGVKGIAKVVGYQEEVTSISKLREGLVFSTPHKFRGVPRSANTSFSQSQPPLSHSFSQFPGLSIASSGHRKRKSTDWSSNASKRSRSNSQLAKADHVENGATYSVQEPQGTSLVHQDHDQTPYANRIFRVLAISPAGRSISQFKAVIELLEGLRDAIKVHQSLYTDGKILHRDISENNIIITNPGNADGFKGMLIDLDLAKEEGKGPSGARHRTGTMEFMAIEVLLGISHTYRHDLEAFFYVLIWLCARRGWSLSRASGRRPKKSMLSRWYTGGYEDIAQSKRGDMDKNGLEVILREFPEVFDGVKPLCRAIRDVLFPHKDGLFTGTPQDPNILYDPIIKAFDDAIAEIGLGEVKT
- a CDS encoding protein kinase subdomain-containing protein (similar to Metarhizium robertsii ARSEF 23 XP_007824441.1), with protein sequence MGNESTGRAGDDALASWEVTSFTFSCRNTDSQIVIMCNWIRFVLQLSRSNFEASPQLLQRYLFFLQVAENFELDGYTVDDFYDWAAEPLFPIFHGMKPSSCSFKRSVQDFLTPETHHYKICGIYEKLVAKPMALGRNSGSRYGTPLSEEYYGQWPTYLPSEVWIDDGNQGRVPTHVPRGVLLPDGTKAFLKMMHLGDNWSLRQELAKYQAIRNASVDASLRISLQPETPDTLKDRWIGQIRDTLCQLHSAGISWGDAKPANVLVDRNMDTWIVDFGGGHTEGWVPKELADTIEGDLVGLRNIKQFIKHPESMSFQ